The Peribacillus simplex genome contains a region encoding:
- the ctaD gene encoding cytochrome c oxidase subunit I, with product MSTYANKKGFGATVWDYLTTVDHKKIAILYLISGGLFFVIGGLEAMFIRIQLAIPNNDFVSAGFYNEILTMHGTTMIFLAAMPLVFAVMNAVVPLQIGARDVAFPFLNSLGFWLFFFGGIFLNLSWFLGGAPDAGWTSYASLSLHSEGHGIDFYVLGLQISGFGTLIAGINFLVTIINMRTPGMTYMRMPLFTWSTFVVSALILFAFPPLTVGLVLMMFDRMFGANFFDVAAGGNTIIWEHLFWIFGHPEVYILILPAFGIFSEIFATFSRKRLFGYSSMVFATVLIGFLGFMVWAHHMFTTGLGPIANAIFAVATMAIAVPTGIKIFNWIFTMWGGSVKFTVPMLYAVAFIPTFTMGGVTGIMLASAPADYQYHDSYFVVAHFHYVIVGGVVLGLLAGINFYWPKMFGTMLSEKLGQITFWTFLIGFHLTFFIQHFLGLMGMPRRVFTFLDDQGFNTGNMISTVGAFLMAFGVLVMVINIIITSVKNEKVGNDPWGDGRTLEWAIPSPPPFYNFKQLPLVRGLDPYWVEKMEGKKEMTPAEPLGDIHMPNSSILPLTTASGLFIAAFGALYHMDDKTWTLPIMVVGLLVTFGSMFIRSVKDDHGYHIHKEDLMDDKDKGGKA from the coding sequence GTGAGTACGTACGCTAATAAAAAAGGATTTGGCGCTACGGTTTGGGATTATCTGACGACGGTAGACCATAAGAAGATCGCCATTTTATATCTTATCTCTGGCGGGTTATTCTTTGTAATCGGTGGTTTGGAAGCGATGTTTATCCGAATCCAGCTGGCAATCCCAAACAATGATTTCGTAAGTGCCGGATTTTATAATGAAATTTTGACCATGCACGGTACGACTATGATATTTCTGGCGGCCATGCCGTTAGTGTTTGCTGTAATGAATGCGGTTGTCCCATTACAGATAGGGGCACGTGATGTTGCGTTCCCATTTTTGAACTCGTTAGGTTTTTGGTTGTTTTTCTTTGGCGGAATCTTTCTGAATCTTTCATGGTTTTTAGGGGGGGCTCCAGATGCAGGCTGGACATCGTATGCATCACTTTCCCTCCACTCCGAAGGTCATGGCATTGATTTTTACGTCCTCGGATTACAAATATCAGGTTTTGGAACACTAATTGCAGGGATCAATTTCCTTGTAACCATTATTAATATGCGTACACCTGGTATGACATATATGCGTATGCCGCTGTTTACCTGGTCAACTTTCGTCGTTTCTGCATTGATATTATTCGCTTTTCCTCCGCTTACCGTGGGATTGGTGTTAATGATGTTCGATCGGATGTTTGGCGCGAATTTCTTTGATGTAGCGGCAGGGGGAAATACGATTATTTGGGAGCATTTGTTCTGGATATTCGGTCACCCGGAAGTTTATATCCTGATTCTTCCGGCGTTCGGTATTTTTTCCGAAATTTTCGCTACATTCTCCAGAAAAAGATTGTTTGGTTATTCATCGATGGTATTTGCAACCGTTTTAATCGGTTTCTTAGGTTTCATGGTTTGGGCGCATCATATGTTTACCACTGGCCTAGGTCCGATCGCAAATGCAATCTTTGCCGTGGCGACCATGGCTATCGCTGTACCGACAGGTATTAAGATATTCAACTGGATTTTTACGATGTGGGGAGGAAGCGTCAAGTTCACGGTTCCGATGCTTTATGCAGTTGCCTTTATCCCTACATTTACAATGGGTGGCGTGACAGGTATCATGCTCGCATCTGCACCTGCTGATTATCAATACCATGATAGTTATTTCGTTGTTGCTCATTTCCACTATGTAATCGTTGGTGGGGTCGTATTAGGTTTACTGGCTGGAATCAATTTCTATTGGCCGAAGATGTTTGGAACGATGTTAAGCGAAAAATTGGGGCAAATCACATTTTGGACTTTCTTGATTGGTTTCCATTTAACATTCTTCATTCAACATTTCTTAGGTTTGATGGGGATGCCTCGTCGCGTATTTACATTCTTGGACGATCAAGGTTTCAATACAGGTAATATGATTAGTACTGTTGGAGCCTTTTTGATGGCGTTTGGTGTCTTGGTTATGGTCATCAATATCATCATTACATCTGTGAAGAATGAAAAAGTCGGCAATGATCCTTGGGGAGATGGCCGCACGCTGGAATGGGCCATTCCATCACCACCGCCTTTTTATAATTTTAAACAACTGCCGCTAGTCCGGGGATTAGATCCTTACTGGGTTGAAAAAATGGAAGGGAAAAAGGAAATGACTCCTGCAGAACCACTTGGGGATATCCATATGCCGAATTCATCCATTCTTCCTTTAACGACTGCTTCCGGTTTATTTATCGCCGCATTCGGTGCTTTATACCATATGGATGATAAGACATGGACCCTGCCTATTATGGTAGTAGGACTTTTGGTAACATTTGGTTCAATGTTTATCCGTTCCGTTAAAGACGATCATGGGTACCATATTCATAAAGAAGACCTTATGGACGATAAAGACAAGGGAGGTAAGGCATAA
- a CDS encoding cytochrome (ubi)quinol oxidase subunit III: MQTDERFTDATWPASPEKATLEGKNKYLGFWLFLGGETVLFASLFATYLALKDKVPNGDAALAKDLFELPLTFVATMLLLTSSLTSVYAMYHMKNNHFKQMQAWLVITVALGLGFLGLEIYEFNHYVHEFHHTFTSSAFGSAFYTLVGFHGGHVAFGLVWIICLMVRNAGRGLNLYNAPKFFVASLYWHFIDVVWVFIFTVVYLMGMVG; encoded by the coding sequence ATGCAGACAGATGAAAGATTCACGGATGCTACCTGGCCTGCTTCTCCCGAGAAAGCGACTTTAGAAGGTAAAAATAAGTATTTGGGATTCTGGTTGTTTCTTGGTGGAGAGACGGTATTATTCGCCTCATTATTTGCAACTTACCTAGCATTGAAGGATAAAGTTCCAAATGGTGATGCAGCCCTAGCTAAAGATTTATTCGAATTACCACTTACTTTTGTGGCAACCATGCTGTTATTGACCAGTTCATTGACTAGTGTGTATGCGATGTACCATATGAAAAATAATCACTTTAAACAAATGCAGGCTTGGCTTGTGATTACGGTTGCACTCGGTTTAGGTTTTCTTGGACTCGAGATTTATGAATTTAATCACTATGTTCATGAATTCCATCATACATTTACGAGCAGTGCCTTCGGATCCGCGTTTTATACGTTAGTTGGTTTTCACGGAGGACACGTTGCATTCGGTTTGGTTTGGATCATTTGTCTTATGGTGCGTAATGCAGGAAGGGGCTTGAATTTGTATAACGCTCCTAAATTTTTTGTTGCGAGTCTTTATTGGCATTTCATTGACGTAGTCTGGGTGTTTATCTTTACTGTCGTATACTTAATGGGAATGGTGGGATAA
- the ctaF gene encoding cytochrome c oxidase subunit IVB produces the protein MANEQSNSANPNVDLKYRRKKNAEEMKHQVISFTLMIFFTLLAFAAVGIEGFSHWFIKPVILLLAVVQVIFQLYYFMHMKHKGHGTIALFLFSGLAVGLITVLVFTTIVWL, from the coding sequence ATGGCGAATGAACAATCAAATTCAGCGAACCCGAATGTCGATTTAAAATATCGCCGTAAGAAAAATGCTGAAGAGATGAAACACCAAGTGATATCATTTACACTTATGATTTTCTTTACATTACTTGCTTTTGCTGCAGTAGGAATTGAGGGTTTTTCACATTGGTTCATTAAACCAGTCATTTTACTGCTGGCAGTTGTACAAGTGATTTTCCAATTGTATTATTTCATGCATATGAAGCATAAAGGGCATGGCACCATTGCGTTGTTCTTATTTTCCGGCCTTGCAGTCGGCTTGATAACTGTCCTTGTGTTCACAACGATTGTTTGGTTATAA
- the ctaG gene encoding cytochrome c oxidase assembly factor CtaG: protein MSIDIFGFRALWSPYYFAALVLITVGYFWLVTKKREKFPGSSSLSVKQATYFLIAMFLLYVVKGSPLDLLSHIMFSAHMFQMALLYLVIPPLFIIAIPDWLMRTFINSRGVKTLFQFFTRPLVALLLFNVLFSLYHIPLVFDYIKTGMWIHAGYTILLFTTAVLMWFPLVNQVPERESLSGVKKVAYIFGSGILMTPACALIIFANDPMYDTFTNAESWASAMELCVPASALSGLTLSGPEMFNGLPLLEDQQLGGVLMKVIQEIVLGYVLGVIFFAWFKKENGGQNDIDPIPSDFQTVE, encoded by the coding sequence TTGTCTATTGATATTTTCGGATTTCGCGCTTTGTGGAGTCCTTATTATTTTGCCGCCCTCGTACTTATAACCGTAGGATATTTTTGGCTGGTGACAAAAAAAAGGGAGAAGTTTCCGGGCAGTTCATCGCTTTCCGTTAAACAGGCAACTTATTTTTTGATAGCCATGTTCCTCCTTTATGTGGTAAAAGGATCCCCACTTGATTTATTGAGCCATATCATGTTCAGTGCACACATGTTTCAAATGGCACTGCTCTATCTCGTGATTCCGCCTTTATTTATCATTGCGATTCCAGATTGGCTTATGAGAACTTTCATAAATTCAAGGGGAGTAAAGACGTTATTTCAATTTTTTACGAGACCACTTGTCGCCCTTTTACTATTTAATGTTCTTTTCTCGCTGTACCATATCCCGTTAGTGTTCGATTATATCAAAACGGGGATGTGGATTCATGCAGGCTACACGATACTTTTATTTACGACAGCTGTTTTGATGTGGTTCCCGCTTGTCAATCAGGTGCCCGAACGTGAAAGTCTATCAGGTGTGAAAAAAGTAGCTTATATATTCGGCAGTGGAATTCTAATGACCCCTGCCTGCGCTTTAATCATTTTTGCTAATGATCCGATGTATGATACATTCACTAATGCGGAGTCTTGGGCCAGTGCCATGGAACTTTGCGTTCCGGCTTCAGCACTTTCCGGTTTAACGCTCAGTGGCCCAGAAATGTTCAATGGACTGCCATTGCTTGAGGACCAACAGCTTGGTGGGGTTTTGATGAAGGTGATTCAAGAAATCGTTTTAGGTTATGTATTGGGTGTCATTTTCTTTGCTTGGTTCAAAAAGGAGAATGGCGGCCAAAATGATATAGATCCGATACCTTCGGATTTTCAGACTGTAGAATAA
- a CDS encoding DUF420 domain-containing protein — protein sequence MSLPILPTISTAFIVLSAITVAIGWYQIKQRKIETHKKTMMAAAVFAVIFFAIYLSRTVFIGSTSFGGPADIKIYYTIFLIFHITLATTGAVLGIVMLTTGFKGKFAIHKKIGPATSIIWFFTGITGVAVYILLYVIYHGGETTSLIKAILGF from the coding sequence ATGTCTTTACCAATCCTTCCAACGATAAGTACAGCCTTCATTGTATTAAGTGCCATCACTGTTGCAATAGGCTGGTATCAAATTAAACAACGCAAAATCGAGACCCATAAAAAAACCATGATGGCAGCTGCGGTTTTTGCGGTAATCTTTTTCGCTATATATCTTTCCAGGACGGTCTTCATTGGTAGTACGTCATTTGGCGGACCCGCTGACATTAAAATTTATTATACGATTTTTTTGATTTTCCATATAACACTTGCAACAACTGGAGCTGTTTTGGGGATTGTCATGCTTACCACTGGGTTTAAAGGTAAATTTGCCATTCATAAAAAAATTGGGCCTGCGACAAGCATCATTTGGTTTTTCACTGGAATTACTGGAGTAGCTGTTTACATCCTGCTTTATGTCATTTATCATGGCGGCGAAACAACATCTTTAATAAAGGCGATTCTAGGATTTTAA
- a CDS encoding YugN family protein — protein sequence MKFESFGIENITADLNRLDDLMPQYGLIRAEQWDYERVSYDRKFDLKEGTFYLRILGYATEGDVGAHRAVIKLMVPLLGKHYYPHGVEYGEGEDFPASLVKQSEKILAQIKEELTQFNGL from the coding sequence GTGAAATTTGAAAGCTTTGGAATCGAAAACATTACAGCCGACTTAAACCGATTAGATGACCTAATGCCGCAATATGGTTTAATACGGGCAGAACAATGGGATTACGAAAGAGTAAGTTACGATCGTAAGTTCGACTTAAAAGAAGGCACGTTTTACCTGAGAATACTTGGCTATGCTACAGAGGGCGATGTAGGCGCTCACAGGGCCGTCATCAAACTAATGGTTCCTCTATTAGGAAAACACTATTATCCGCACGGAGTTGAATATGGTGAAGGAGAGGATTTCCCTGCATCACTAGTTAAACAAAGTGAAAAAATCCTCGCTCAAATCAAAGAAGAACTTACCCAATTCAACGGTCTGTAA
- a CDS encoding CAP domain-containing protein produces MLIIIFFVIGIYLNIGDEDEGNPLIDGNKGVNPNEHINEKSTSSEKEGVTELTEGLAVTIGKNAKEIEKEYGKPDRIDMSAYGYEWWVYKKDYDNYFQLAVENEKVVSAYGIGDKVNVAPFKIGQSIDAIYSSLYVEPTVDIEVGHSSYRFELSEEDMNMRPLIDLGNINVQLYLDKFTGTVSSIRFLNDSALLKQQPYELTYHGELVTVKDLSDEDLAKVDEGNEQQIFDITNIMRSRFDLKPLEWDAPTAEVAYLHSREMTDAPEGTHVSETKGDLEKRLDAGHVKYRAAGENIAANYVDAAAVMEGWLNSKGHRDAMLNEEFTGLGVGVYKRYYTQNFIKR; encoded by the coding sequence GTGTTAATTATTATTTTTTTCGTAATCGGTATTTATCTTAATATCGGCGATGAAGATGAAGGAAACCCTCTTATTGATGGTAACAAAGGTGTTAACCCCAATGAACATATAAATGAAAAAAGCACTTCCTCTGAAAAAGAAGGGGTTACTGAATTGACAGAAGGTCTGGCGGTAACAATCGGGAAAAATGCAAAAGAGATAGAAAAGGAATATGGTAAGCCAGATCGAATTGATATGTCCGCCTATGGATATGAATGGTGGGTTTATAAAAAGGACTATGATAATTATTTCCAATTAGCCGTTGAAAATGAAAAAGTGGTATCTGCTTATGGAATTGGTGATAAGGTCAATGTCGCTCCTTTTAAAATTGGACAATCGATTGATGCCATCTATTCCAGCTTATATGTGGAACCCACTGTTGATATTGAAGTTGGTCACAGTTCCTATCGTTTTGAATTGTCGGAGGAAGATATGAACATGAGGCCTTTGATTGATTTAGGGAATATTAATGTTCAGCTATATTTGGATAAATTCACCGGGACTGTTTCAAGCATCCGATTTTTGAATGATTCCGCTTTATTGAAACAACAGCCGTATGAGCTGACCTATCATGGTGAACTTGTGACAGTTAAGGACCTTTCTGATGAAGACTTGGCGAAAGTGGACGAGGGCAATGAGCAGCAAATATTCGATATTACGAATATAATGCGCAGCAGGTTTGATTTGAAGCCTTTAGAATGGGATGCGCCAACTGCAGAGGTTGCTTACCTTCATAGCCGGGAAATGACGGACGCACCTGAAGGAACCCATGTTTCTGAAACAAAGGGGGATTTGGAAAAGCGTCTCGATGCAGGCCATGTAAAATACAGGGCGGCAGGTGAAAATATAGCGGCTAATTATGTTGACGCAGCTGCAGTCATGGAAGGTTGGCTAAATAGCAAAGGGCATCGGGATGCGATGCTGAATGAGGAATTTACAGGTCTGGGTGTCGGGGTATATAAAAGGTACTACACCCAGAATTTCATAAAGAGATAA
- a CDS encoding YlbD family protein: MAKRKRPSVDKFREFVKEHPHLVNEVRSKQATWQELFEEWYLLGEDHPRWQADGSVGESKVNTGSPSQPVEKGDQSTELIGSLMSAVKNMDMGQIQQYITNANQAIGAIQGVLSAFQGNKSGDTSPPPKEKEQRANPFLFTKD, from the coding sequence ATGGCAAAAAGAAAGCGGCCCTCCGTGGATAAATTTCGGGAGTTTGTAAAGGAACATCCTCATTTAGTGAATGAAGTGAGAAGCAAACAAGCAACATGGCAGGAACTTTTTGAAGAGTGGTATTTACTCGGAGAAGATCATCCACGCTGGCAGGCTGACGGCAGTGTGGGCGAGTCCAAAGTGAATACAGGATCCCCATCACAGCCGGTTGAAAAGGGAGACCAAAGCACTGAGTTGATCGGTTCGTTAATGAGTGCAGTTAAAAATATGGATATGGGGCAGATTCAACAATATATTACGAATGCCAATCAGGCCATCGGTGCAATCCAAGGAGTGCTATCTGCTTTCCAAGGGAATAAATCAGGTGATACCAGTCCTCCCCCAAAAGAAAAAGAGCAGAGAGCTAACCCTTTTTTATTCACCAAAGATTAA
- a CDS encoding YlbE-like family protein: protein MRQNIYEFIQTNEDMRNYLRIQPAWYKRLMRNPHEVDVFETEAKYYFEKSIPHRVSKFSESVQVASMMLHMFQAMNASGE from the coding sequence ATGCGTCAGAATATATATGAATTCATTCAAACAAACGAAGATATGCGTAATTACTTGAGGATTCAGCCTGCATGGTACAAAAGGTTAATGCGCAATCCCCATGAAGTGGATGTGTTTGAAACCGAAGCGAAATATTACTTTGAGAAATCGATTCCACATCGGGTCTCTAAATTTTCGGAGAGCGTTCAGGTTGCCTCAATGATGCTTCATATGTTTCAAGCGATGAATGCTTCAGGTGAATGA
- a CDS encoding YlbF family regulator: protein MLATMEIIDILQQADGLAEMILHSEIGEEYLISLYKLQGDKEAQRKISKFTSLKDLFEDVQRFGKYHPDYKRINLETRQAKRDMDMHPAVARFKRAETELQSVLDEISGKIGLAVSEQVKTPAGNPFFVSSGGCSTGSCGTGGSCGCSA, encoded by the coding sequence ATGCTTGCTACTATGGAAATCATCGACATTTTACAACAGGCTGATGGATTAGCTGAAATGATCCTTCATTCTGAAATAGGGGAAGAATACCTCATTAGTTTATATAAATTACAAGGCGACAAAGAGGCACAGCGGAAAATTTCCAAGTTTACTTCGCTAAAGGATCTATTTGAAGATGTTCAAAGGTTCGGTAAATATCATCCGGATTATAAACGCATCAATTTAGAAACCAGGCAAGCTAAACGAGACATGGATATGCATCCTGCCGTAGCAAGGTTTAAGCGGGCTGAGACCGAATTGCAATCCGTTCTTGATGAAATAAGCGGAAAAATTGGCCTAGCCGTTTCTGAACAGGTCAAAACCCCAGCGGGGAATCCATTTTTTGTTTCATCAGGTGGATGTTCAACGGGAAGCTGCGGAACCGGGGGAAGTTGTGGATGCTCTGCTTAA
- a CDS encoding YlbG family protein — protein MLGARQGIIVYLHTLKQAKMLRKFGNIHYVSKKLKYVVLYTNMDEVEPLVEKLNNYSFVKKVDLSYKPFLKVEFENSKPDKAKEYDYKMGI, from the coding sequence ATGCTTGGAGCGAGACAGGGAATCATCGTCTATTTACATACATTAAAACAAGCCAAAATGCTTAGGAAATTTGGAAATATCCATTATGTTTCAAAAAAGCTGAAATATGTAGTGCTTTATACGAATATGGATGAAGTGGAACCACTAGTGGAAAAGCTGAATAATTATTCGTTCGTTAAAAAAGTGGACCTTTCTTACAAGCCTTTTTTGAAGGTGGAGTTCGAAAACTCCAAACCGGATAAAGCGAAAGAATATGATTATAAAATGGGAATTTGA
- a CDS encoding DUF7147 family protein, with protein MIQRFIEIGQGYSDIYELLEVGRNQKHRVARLLAMHTTIDDKKVTSLVIVMQPTDPGKFQPLYICREGIPNPHATKNKRYELFENLAEELDRPIIEIDVKPSVLFAEVELYYQHLIGILRMNRYLPPLG; from the coding sequence TTGATTCAACGTTTTATTGAAATTGGACAAGGATATTCCGATATATATGAGTTGCTGGAAGTGGGCCGCAATCAGAAACATCGAGTTGCGAGGCTTTTGGCCATGCATACTACCATAGATGATAAAAAGGTAACTTCATTGGTTATCGTCATGCAGCCCACGGATCCTGGGAAATTCCAGCCACTTTACATTTGCCGTGAAGGCATACCGAACCCTCATGCCACCAAAAACAAACGCTATGAGCTTTTTGAGAACTTGGCGGAGGAACTGGATAGGCCAATTATTGAAATCGACGTGAAACCTTCGGTGCTATTTGCAGAAGTCGAGTTGTACTACCAACACTTAATCGGCATTTTGCGAATGAATAGATATCTGCCCCCATTAGGTTGA
- the rsmD gene encoding 16S rRNA (guanine(966)-N(2))-methyltransferase RsmD: MRVVSGICKGRPLKAVPGTGTRPTTDKVKESIFNMIGPYFEGGLVLDLFAGSGGLGIEALSRGMDKAIFVDRDFKANQTVKANLELCKFSDRAEVYKNDSERALKALVKREMTFELIFLDPPYKKQKLVEILEEIHKYRLLNDMGYIVCEHGHDVTLPEKVGDFTVKRKEVYGVIAVTIYQWGNVHEQGEL; this comes from the coding sequence ATGAGGGTCGTTTCCGGAATTTGCAAAGGAAGACCACTTAAGGCTGTACCGGGTACAGGAACCCGGCCGACTACTGATAAAGTCAAGGAATCCATTTTCAACATGATTGGTCCTTATTTCGAAGGAGGGCTGGTCCTCGACTTGTTTGCAGGTAGCGGTGGACTGGGAATTGAAGCGTTAAGCAGAGGCATGGATAAAGCCATATTTGTCGACCGGGATTTTAAAGCAAATCAAACAGTTAAGGCCAATTTGGAACTATGCAAGTTTTCAGACCGTGCAGAAGTTTATAAAAATGATTCAGAGCGTGCACTGAAGGCTTTGGTGAAAAGGGAAATGACTTTTGAATTGATTTTTCTTGATCCACCTTATAAGAAACAAAAGCTTGTCGAAATTCTTGAAGAAATACATAAATACCGCTTGCTGAACGATATGGGATACATTGTTTGTGAGCATGGCCATGATGTTACATTGCCAGAAAAAGTTGGTGACTTTACCGTTAAGAGAAAAGAAGTTTATGGCGTCATTGCCGTTACGATTTATCAATGGGGAAACGTACACGAACAGGGGGAACTATGA
- the coaD gene encoding pantetheine-phosphate adenylyltransferase → MSKIAICPGSFDPITFGHLDIIQRGANVFDEVYVVIVNNSAKNSLFTVEERLELITEATAHMPNVKVDFYQGLTVDYAESVSANAIIRGLRATSDFEYEMQGTSMNRFLNNKIESFFIMTKNQYSFLSSSIVKEVAKYGGDISELVPTVVEKALAKKYEELKG, encoded by the coding sequence ATGTCCAAAATAGCAATTTGTCCGGGGAGTTTTGATCCAATAACATTTGGTCATCTTGATATCATTCAAAGGGGAGCGAATGTTTTTGATGAGGTATATGTGGTCATCGTGAACAATTCAGCGAAAAATTCACTTTTTACTGTGGAGGAGAGACTGGAATTGATTACTGAAGCGACTGCCCATATGCCCAATGTTAAAGTGGATTTCTATCAGGGATTGACGGTCGACTATGCTGAAAGCGTTTCCGCGAATGCCATCATCAGGGGATTGAGGGCCACTTCCGACTTTGAATATGAAATGCAGGGAACTTCGATGAACCGATTCCTTAACAATAAAATAGAGTCATTCTTTATCATGACGAAAAATCAATATTCTTTCTTGAGTTCAAGTATCGTGAAGGAGGTTGCGAAGTATGGCGGGGATATCTCCGAACTAGTGCCAACTGTCGTCGAGAAAGCTCTGGCCAAAAAATACGAGGAACTGAAAGGATAG
- the ylbJ gene encoding sporulation integral membrane protein YlbJ: MLKSKSKTVLLATSVTMMAVGLIIFPQESFEASKGGLNIWWTIVFPSLLPFLILSELLISFGVVRFIGVMLEPFMRPLFRVPGVGGFVWAMGLASGFPAGAKFTVRLRQEEQLTRIEAERLVCFTNSSNPLFLFVAVAVGFFHNPHLGIILALSHYLGNFCVGIIMRFYRWKEEKSHTNVMAKLPSIRQAFSQMHRTRIKETRPFGSLLGDAVLSSIQTLLMIGGFIILFSVVNKLLFHMNITGLLASGVGGILHIFKFPDSLSLPFISGMFEMTLGSKLTSTVEDATLFQQTVMTSFILAFNGFSIQAQVASIIAATDIRFTPFFLARIAHGLLASMITILLWEPLYKGNMYSGSPINAFPVSGSGEHANSLYQNMLDFGPILTLVFLILYIIIFTKRLFKGLS; this comes from the coding sequence TTGCTAAAATCAAAATCTAAAACAGTACTGTTAGCTACCTCCGTCACGATGATGGCAGTTGGCTTGATCATCTTCCCCCAAGAATCCTTTGAAGCTTCCAAAGGCGGACTGAATATTTGGTGGACAATTGTTTTCCCTTCGCTTCTACCTTTCCTGATTCTCTCGGAGTTATTAATCAGTTTTGGTGTTGTCAGGTTCATTGGCGTCATGCTCGAACCATTCATGCGTCCCTTATTCCGTGTACCCGGAGTGGGCGGTTTCGTTTGGGCGATGGGACTTGCATCAGGTTTTCCAGCTGGGGCGAAATTCACTGTAAGGCTTCGTCAGGAAGAACAATTGACCCGCATCGAAGCTGAAAGACTCGTTTGTTTTACTAATTCATCCAATCCATTGTTCCTGTTCGTTGCCGTTGCCGTTGGGTTTTTCCACAATCCTCATTTAGGTATCATCCTTGCACTTTCCCACTACCTAGGAAATTTTTGTGTAGGCATCATCATGCGTTTTTACCGTTGGAAGGAAGAAAAATCCCATACAAATGTAATGGCCAAGCTCCCCTCCATAAGACAAGCCTTTAGCCAAATGCATCGAACCAGAATAAAAGAAACAAGACCATTCGGCAGTTTACTTGGAGATGCGGTACTCTCATCCATTCAAACCCTATTAATGATCGGGGGGTTCATCATTCTCTTTTCGGTGGTGAACAAACTTTTATTTCATATGAACATTACCGGATTGCTGGCATCGGGGGTAGGAGGGATATTACATATTTTCAAATTCCCCGATTCCTTAAGCCTCCCCTTCATATCAGGAATGTTTGAAATGACTCTTGGTTCAAAATTAACCAGTACTGTCGAAGATGCGACACTTTTTCAGCAAACTGTGATGACAAGTTTCATCTTAGCTTTCAACGGTTTCAGCATTCAAGCGCAAGTTGCCAGCATCATTGCCGCAACAGACATTCGTTTCACTCCCTTTTTCCTGGCAAGGATAGCACATGGCCTACTGGCATCCATGATTACCATCTTACTTTGGGAACCATTATATAAAGGCAATATGTACAGCGGCAGCCCGATAAATGCATTCCCAGTCAGCGGTTCCGGTGAACATGCGAATTCCCTATATCAGAACATGCTTGATTTCGGCCCCATTCTAACACTCGTATTTTTGATCCTATACATCATCATATTTACCAAAAGGCTATTTAAAGGCCTTTCGTAA